From Alkalinema sp. FACHB-956, one genomic window encodes:
- a CDS encoding response regulator, protein MRILLVEDDEITALSLVETLRAHQYIVNLARDGETGLTVAQASDYNLILLDVMLPKLDGITVCQQLREQGYNGSILLLTAKDGMNDRVLGLDAGADDYVVKPFDLPELLARIRALLRRSQESTASVITWENLRFDSTTSKVTHNGKTLHLTPKEFCVLELFLCNPKRIFSRSAILDRLWDFAESPGEETVSSHIYSLRQKLKAAGSIDPIETVHGLGYRLRALASEPSEPIQEASPPPAISPLPEPKSPRQQQAQERLTRSWEKFKPKLADQMMQLEAHLQAILAENQSTENQKIAEQIAHKLVGAVGLFGWQTGADFLRQLENQLQTDNLPPSQLETAIQQIQQLHQKMLTSQTLEQLQPFQEHYHPQSPNPLPLSVPDLPAYSLQEPPLILIVDDDLLLSEQIRMEATILGWRVEVAIDLTVARAMIRKSPPNAIVLDLNFPASQEDGLALLRELTIKLPQIPVLVFTARESLPDRIEVVRLGACAFLHKPIAIPKILQTIADVLNQTHRLHPNRVMAVNHDRSSLSNMTQWLQSRNIEVTPLETTQQFWEVLTTVSPDLLILDWDLPTFSGVELCQVVRHDPQWQTLPILVVTEHTDRNSIQQVFAAGANDFIPKPMVEADLVTRIISRLEGMRTTRS, encoded by the coding sequence ATGAGAATTCTACTAGTTGAAGATGACGAAATCACGGCTTTGTCTCTAGTCGAAACTCTGAGAGCTCATCAATATATCGTCAATTTAGCCAGGGATGGGGAAACAGGACTCACTGTTGCACAAGCATCAGACTATAACTTAATTTTACTCGATGTAATGCTGCCGAAATTAGATGGCATCACCGTCTGTCAGCAGTTGCGTGAGCAGGGATATAACGGGTCAATTTTGCTTCTGACAGCCAAAGATGGAATGAACGATCGCGTGCTAGGGTTGGATGCAGGAGCCGATGACTACGTCGTTAAACCCTTTGACCTACCAGAACTACTAGCACGCATCCGAGCTTTGTTAAGACGTAGTCAAGAATCAACTGCCTCGGTGATTACTTGGGAAAATCTGCGGTTTGACTCCACGACTAGCAAAGTCACCCACAACGGCAAGACATTACATTTGACACCGAAGGAATTTTGTGTCCTGGAATTATTTCTCTGTAATCCTAAACGGATTTTCAGCCGCAGTGCAATCTTAGATCGCCTGTGGGATTTCGCTGAATCACCCGGAGAAGAAACCGTTAGCAGCCATATCTACAGCCTTCGGCAAAAGTTAAAAGCAGCAGGGTCGATCGACCCAATTGAAACCGTCCATGGCCTTGGCTACCGCCTGCGAGCATTAGCCAGCGAACCTAGCGAACCCATCCAGGAAGCCTCTCCTCCACCTGCAATCTCTCCCCTTCCAGAACCAAAATCGCCCCGACAACAACAGGCCCAAGAACGACTAACCCGAAGCTGGGAAAAGTTTAAGCCCAAACTCGCTGATCAGATGATGCAACTAGAAGCCCATTTGCAAGCGATATTAGCGGAAAACCAATCGACAGAAAACCAGAAAATCGCTGAACAAATAGCCCATAAGTTAGTTGGGGCCGTAGGGTTATTTGGGTGGCAGACTGGAGCAGACTTTTTACGCCAACTTGAAAACCAGTTACAGACAGATAACCTCCCCCCCAGCCAACTAGAAACGGCAATTCAGCAAATTCAGCAACTGCATCAAAAAATGCTCACGAGCCAAACCCTGGAACAATTGCAGCCATTCCAGGAACACTACCACCCACAGTCTCCCAACCCATTGCCACTCTCCGTGCCGGACTTGCCAGCATACTCCCTCCAAGAGCCACCATTGATTTTGATTGTAGATGATGATTTGCTGTTGTCAGAGCAAATTCGCATGGAGGCCACCATCTTAGGTTGGCGGGTAGAAGTTGCCATTGACCTGACAGTGGCACGAGCCATGATCCGTAAAAGCCCACCCAATGCGATCGTCTTAGACCTAAATTTTCCAGCATCCCAAGAAGATGGATTAGCACTGCTGCGGGAGTTAACCATCAAACTTCCCCAAATCCCCGTTTTGGTCTTTACTGCCCGTGAAAGCTTACCCGATCGCATCGAAGTAGTCCGCTTGGGAGCCTGCGCCTTTTTACACAAACCTATTGCGATTCCCAAAATTCTGCAAACAATCGCCGACGTACTGAATCAGACCCATCGGTTACACCCCAATCGCGTGATGGCAGTCAATCATGATCGCAGTAGCTTATCCAATATGACTCAATGGTTACAATCACGCAATATAGAAGTCACCCCCCTCGAAACAACCCAACAATTTTGGGAAGTCTTGACAACAGTCAGCCCCGATTTATTGATCCTAGACTGGGATTTACCCACCTTCAGCGGTGTAGAACTCTGTCAAGTAGTACGCCATGATCCGCAATGGCAAACACTGCCTATTTTAGTCGTCACAGAACACACCGATCGAAATTCCATCCAGCAAGTGTTTGCAGCAGGAGCCAACGACTTTATCCCAAAACCCATGGTGGAAGCCGATCTAGTGACACGCATCATCAGCCGACTCGAAGGAATGCGTACCACCCGCTCATAA
- a CDS encoding ATP-binding protein, which yields MPSPPNRSNTSPSSPTLPSGATVLLRLKPAELRIQQVSGTAIELLGQSAQSLRKQPLADFLPPAQIKQLRQALQATHPPQPTILALQWRKGKTTPPRILQGRLHHLGKSRILELSPIPQTDSGLRQQVEQERILAAIAQNIRESLDLQTILAAAVTEVQALLQADRVLVYRVWDNGTGSAIAEATAPGWIKVLDLIFPEEVFPEEARLNYLQGRIYTLTDRDREDVIPCLAEFLVQIQVRAKLVIPIIQQDELWGLLIAHQCSQPRQWLEWEINLLQQIATQMAIAIQQSELYQQLQEELSERKRIENALRQSEALFRSLSESSPIGIFRMDTTGQWIYTNPRCQMIGGFSFEAALQDGWKRFIHNDDRDEFWQQWEIAAAENQEFSAEVRFVRRDGIIRFCRIQTAPVFSAQDELTGHVGTVEDITESRAIAQMKNEFISIVSHELRTPLTAIRGSLGLLANGVYDQKPQRGKRMLQIASTQTDRLVRLVNDILDLGRLESGRVTLAKQPCSVLTLMLQSVDAMRVEAEQNGITLSFLPLNIDVWADPDSIIQTLTNLISNAIKFSKPSSTVWITAELIEDKHHPQQRNTLTPPRDRNSQTAPTQPNPNKALRATEAHPLTSSTAFPPQLKPPYVLFQVKDQGRGIPADKLESIFGQFQQVDASDSRKKGGTGLGLAICRSIIQQHGGRIWADSVLGKGSTFYFTLLLPPRP from the coding sequence ATGCCATCCCCCCCCAATAGATCGAACACATCCCCAAGCTCCCCAACCCTCCCATCAGGAGCCACAGTACTGCTGAGACTCAAGCCAGCAGAGTTAAGGATTCAGCAAGTCAGTGGAACCGCGATCGAACTATTGGGGCAATCCGCCCAATCCCTGCGCAAACAACCCCTAGCAGATTTTTTACCCCCCGCTCAAATCAAGCAATTGCGCCAAGCACTACAAGCCACCCACCCACCACAGCCCACCATCCTAGCCCTGCAATGGCGCAAAGGGAAAACCACCCCACCCCGGATACTCCAAGGCCGTTTACATCACCTTGGAAAATCCCGGATTTTGGAATTAAGCCCCATTCCCCAAACAGACAGTGGATTACGCCAACAGGTAGAACAGGAACGCATCTTGGCCGCGATCGCCCAAAATATCCGCGAGTCCTTAGACTTGCAAACCATCTTGGCCGCCGCAGTCACAGAAGTACAAGCACTCCTCCAAGCCGATCGCGTATTAGTGTATCGAGTTTGGGATAACGGCACAGGCAGCGCCATCGCCGAAGCCACCGCCCCCGGCTGGATCAAAGTCCTAGACTTAATCTTTCCCGAAGAAGTCTTCCCCGAAGAAGCCCGACTGAACTACCTGCAAGGCCGAATTTATACCCTCACCGATCGCGATCGCGAAGACGTCATTCCCTGTCTCGCAGAATTCCTAGTTCAGATCCAAGTCCGAGCCAAACTCGTCATTCCCATCATTCAACAGGATGAACTGTGGGGACTCTTAATCGCCCACCAATGCAGCCAGCCGCGCCAGTGGCTAGAATGGGAAATTAATTTACTGCAACAAATCGCCACCCAAATGGCGATCGCCATTCAGCAATCAGAACTATACCAACAACTGCAAGAAGAACTCAGCGAACGCAAACGCATTGAAAACGCCCTACGGCAAAGCGAAGCCCTATTTCGATCGCTCAGTGAATCCTCACCCATCGGCATCTTTCGCATGGATACCACAGGACAATGGATATACACCAACCCCCGCTGTCAGATGATTGGAGGCTTCAGCTTTGAAGCAGCCCTACAGGATGGCTGGAAGCGATTTATTCACAACGACGATCGCGACGAATTTTGGCAACAGTGGGAAATAGCCGCAGCCGAGAACCAAGAATTTTCAGCCGAGGTCCGCTTTGTGCGCAGAGATGGCATCATTCGCTTCTGCCGCATTCAAACAGCACCCGTCTTTTCAGCCCAAGACGAATTAACAGGGCACGTCGGCACCGTAGAAGACATCACCGAAAGCCGCGCGATCGCCCAGATGAAAAACGAATTTATCTCGATCGTCAGCCACGAACTCCGAACCCCCCTGACCGCCATTCGCGGCTCCCTCGGACTCTTAGCCAACGGCGTCTACGACCAAAAACCCCAGCGAGGCAAACGAATGCTGCAAATTGCCTCCACCCAAACCGATCGCCTCGTCCGCTTAGTCAACGACATTTTAGACCTAGGCCGCCTAGAATCAGGGCGCGTGACCCTCGCCAAACAGCCTTGCTCCGTCCTGACCTTAATGCTGCAATCCGTAGACGCCATGCGCGTAGAAGCCGAACAAAACGGCATCACACTCTCCTTCCTTCCCCTCAACATCGACGTATGGGCCGACCCAGACTCCATTATTCAGACCCTCACCAATTTAATTAGCAATGCAATTAAATTTTCTAAACCCAGCAGCACAGTTTGGATTACCGCAGAATTAATTGAAGACAAGCATCACCCTCAACAACGGAACACCCTAACCCCTCCCCGCGATCGCAATTCTCAGACAGCCCCAACCCAACCCAACCCCAACAAAGCCCTAAGAGCCACAGAAGCCCACCCTCTCACCAGCAGCACAGCCTTCCCCCCCCAACTCAAGCCCCCCTATGTCCTATTTCAGGTAAAAGACCAAGGACGAGGAATTCCGGCTGATAAGCTAGAAAGTATCTTTGGACAATTCCAACAAGTTGATGCATCCGATTCCCGCAAAAAAGGCGGCACCGGCTTAGGACTAGCCATCTGCCGCAGTATTATCCAACAACACGGAGGCCGCATCTGGGCTGACAGTGTTTTAGGCAAAGGGAGCACATTCTATTTCACCCTCCTATTGCCCCCCCGCCCCTAA
- a CDS encoding response regulator, translating to MSSKRVLVIDDEEVVQEVIQGCLEDVAGWETLLASSGREGLQSAAAEHPDVILLDVSMPDMDGVETFHHLMDNATTCTIPVILLTAKIQPADQARFAELGIVGVIAKPFDPMTLAEQIAETLGWDLETIE from the coding sequence ATGTCTAGCAAACGAGTCTTAGTAATCGACGACGAAGAAGTCGTTCAAGAAGTCATTCAAGGCTGCCTAGAAGACGTAGCAGGATGGGAAACCCTCTTGGCCAGTTCCGGACGCGAGGGCTTACAGAGTGCAGCCGCAGAACATCCCGATGTGATCTTATTAGACGTATCCATGCCAGATATGGACGGCGTAGAAACCTTCCACCACTTAATGGACAACGCCACCACCTGCACAATACCCGTCATTTTATTAACCGCAAAAATTCAACCCGCCGATCAAGCTCGATTTGCAGAATTAGGCATCGTTGGCGTCATAGCCAAACCCTTTGACCCAATGACCTTAGCAGAACAGATCGCTGAAACATTAGGGTGGGACCTAGAGACGATCGAGTAA
- a CDS encoding phycobilisome linker polypeptide produces the protein MVFGPASRLGVALFDSTPPIESAPGSSNEDKETTIRAIYRQILGNAYVMESERLTVPESQFKRGELSVREFIRQVAKSELYRSRFFSNVPRYRSIELNFRHLLGRTPADLEEMRTHSTILDSAGFEAEIDSYLDSDEYQTTFGEHIVPYIRGYKTEATQNMVQFTHLFEMVRGASSSSLKGNLAGKSPRLNSLVIQSTPTAVVSPASSGATFRTPANTARTCQRFNGADSGKIYRIEVTGYRAKAVKSVSPYRRSNQVLFVPFEQLSSAYQRIHRQGGVIASITPV, from the coding sequence ATGGTATTTGGACCCGCTTCCCGTTTAGGCGTTGCCCTATTTGACAGTACTCCCCCGATCGAGTCCGCACCGGGCAGCTCTAACGAAGATAAAGAAACCACCATTCGCGCCATTTATCGGCAGATTCTGGGAAATGCCTACGTCATGGAGAGCGAACGCCTCACCGTCCCCGAATCACAATTTAAGCGGGGCGAACTGAGTGTACGTGAATTCATTCGGCAGGTGGCTAAGTCCGAACTCTATCGCTCCCGTTTTTTTAGCAATGTGCCCCGCTATCGATCGATCGAACTCAACTTCCGCCATCTCTTGGGGCGCACCCCCGCAGACCTGGAAGAAATGCGCACCCACAGCACCATTCTGGACAGCGCAGGCTTTGAAGCTGAAATCGATTCCTACCTAGACAGCGACGAATATCAAACGACATTTGGCGAACACATCGTTCCCTATATTCGGGGTTACAAAACCGAAGCCACCCAAAACATGGTGCAATTTACCCACCTGTTTGAAATGGTACGGGGCGCATCCAGCAGCAGCCTCAAAGGCAATCTAGCCGGTAAGAGCCCCCGCTTAAATTCCCTCGTGATTCAGTCTACGCCGACGGCAGTTGTGTCTCCAGCCAGTTCTGGAGCCACCTTCCGCACTCCAGCCAATACCGCCCGTACCTGCCAACGGTTCAACGGAGCAGATTCCGGCAAAATTTACCGGATCGAAGTCACCGGGTATCGCGCCAAAGCCGTGAAATCCGTTTCCCCCTACCGTCGCAGCAACCAAGTACTCTTTGTTCCGTTTGAGCAATTATCTTCGGCTTACCAGCGAATTCATCGGCAGGGTGGCGTCATTGCCAGCATTACCCCTGTCTAA
- a CDS encoding phycobilisome rod-core linker polypeptide: METLELRSVRSPEEVQAVIRAVYKHVLGNPHVMDSERLVTAESKLAEGSITVREFVRAVGQSDFYRSRYFETCSPYRFVELNFMHFLGRAPQSQEELSEHVVRCVTEGYAAEIDSYMDSEEYQNAFGEHNVPTYRRGSEAGLKQVSYNRLFAIDRGPAQVSSAVKAPQLVYAVAANAANAIKPAKATVIGSGTERRFKIVVQGAKFDSPRRVSTSEYIVAASKMTPQIQRINRSGGKIVSITEIA; the protein is encoded by the coding sequence ATGGAAACCCTTGAATTGCGATCGGTTCGATCGCCCGAAGAAGTACAAGCGGTCATTCGCGCAGTTTACAAACACGTCCTGGGCAATCCCCACGTCATGGACAGCGAGCGCTTAGTCACCGCCGAGTCCAAGTTAGCCGAAGGCAGCATCACCGTACGGGAATTCGTGCGAGCCGTCGGCCAATCGGACTTCTACCGCTCTCGTTATTTTGAAACCTGCTCCCCCTATCGATTTGTAGAACTCAACTTCATGCATTTCCTAGGTCGGGCTCCCCAATCCCAGGAAGAGCTATCAGAGCATGTTGTCCGTTGCGTCACCGAAGGCTATGCAGCGGAGATTGATTCCTACATGGATAGTGAGGAATATCAAAATGCCTTTGGCGAGCACAACGTCCCCACCTATCGACGGGGTAGCGAAGCCGGACTCAAACAGGTGAGCTACAACCGGCTGTTTGCCATCGATCGAGGCCCCGCCCAAGTCAGCAGTGCCGTCAAAGCACCGCAATTGGTGTATGCCGTCGCCGCCAATGCCGCCAATGCCATCAAACCCGCCAAGGCAACGGTCATCGGATCAGGAACCGAGCGCCGCTTCAAAATTGTGGTGCAAGGTGCCAAATTCGATAGCCCCCGTCGGGTCAGCACCAGCGAATACATCGTTGCGGCCAGCAAAATGACACCGCAGATCCAACGGATTAACCGTTCCGGCGGCAAAATTGTCAGCATCACCGAAATTGCCTAA
- a CDS encoding CpeR family transcriptional regulator — MKGLRDCLETEVAVTMLPPEAEKKLKCWIRSRHLICSGNFFIFQTVDYAALDRFSTCVTTLGGTIISVDPIDKIWMGDHRQVVLYQAKASLHTPCHSLKQYWIKYGSFRTRFELQT; from the coding sequence ATGAAGGGATTACGCGATTGTCTTGAAACCGAGGTGGCCGTAACAATGCTGCCGCCAGAAGCCGAAAAAAAGCTGAAATGTTGGATTCGTAGCCGTCACTTAATTTGCTCAGGTAACTTTTTTATCTTTCAAACCGTCGATTATGCCGCCCTCGATCGCTTCTCCACCTGTGTCACCACCCTCGGCGGCACCATTATTTCCGTAGACCCGATCGACAAAATTTGGATGGGCGATCACCGTCAAGTCGTTTTATATCAAGCCAAAGCCAGTTTGCACACCCCCTGCCATAGCTTAAAACAGTATTGGATCAAATACGGCAGCTTTCGAACCCGATTTGAATTACAAACTTAA
- a CDS encoding phycoerythrobilin:ferredoxin oxidoreductase, whose product MTLYEPFLHYAIDGLKSRWDLEDYPIPAGFESKLAIVGKGKHQDEVLTTSYGFHTPKLRQIRAAHVQGGQSLQVLNFVIFPQLNYDLPFFGADLVTLPGGHLIALDMQPLFHDECYRSRYSDPILPIFRQHQQHLPWGGDFPDEAKPFFSPVFLWTRPQLTEVVENQVFQAFQDYLNAYLDFVDRAEPVTDPQALQAIEQSHRRYLRYRAEKDPARGMFRRFYGEAWTEEYIHGFLFDLERKLAIA is encoded by the coding sequence ATGACTCTTTACGAACCGTTTCTCCATTACGCGATCGATGGTCTAAAATCCCGCTGGGATTTGGAGGATTATCCGATTCCTGCGGGGTTTGAGTCGAAGTTGGCGATCGTGGGTAAGGGGAAACACCAAGATGAGGTGTTGACGACGAGTTATGGTTTTCACACGCCAAAACTGCGGCAAATTCGAGCGGCTCATGTGCAAGGTGGCCAGTCTCTACAGGTTTTAAATTTTGTAATTTTCCCGCAATTAAATTATGATCTGCCGTTTTTTGGGGCGGATTTGGTGACGCTGCCGGGTGGCCATTTAATTGCGTTGGATATGCAACCCTTGTTCCATGATGAATGCTATCGATCGCGCTATAGTGATCCGATTTTGCCGATTTTCCGCCAACACCAGCAGCATCTGCCTTGGGGGGGCGATTTTCCCGATGAAGCAAAGCCGTTTTTCTCCCCGGTTTTTCTCTGGACGCGCCCCCAATTGACTGAGGTTGTCGAAAACCAGGTATTTCAGGCCTTTCAAGATTATCTGAATGCCTATTTGGATTTTGTGGATCGGGCGGAACCGGTGACTGATCCGCAGGCATTACAGGCGATCGAACAATCCCACCGGCGCTATTTACGCTACCGTGCTGAAAAAGATCCCGCGCGCGGGATGTTCCGTCGCTTCTATGGTGAAGCTTGGACTGAAGAATATATCCATGGTTTTTTGTTTGATCTGGAACGTAAGTTGGCGATCGCTTAG
- a CDS encoding 15,16-dihydrobiliverdin:ferredoxin oxidoreductase yields MYKPFVEHLEQELFQRFDLKQRPIPSGLEFNVSQRGKNPATIQSWCYECSELRKIRYTYIDAGASAQIFNCVIYPSHHYELPLLGVDFLSFGQVKNLIVMDFQPLFQDEVYLDRYIRPLQLLHDRYPDLEQDLEMKFYDANQYFSKYLLFAKTNPETVATRVFAAFKDYLSLYWKLLDQAVPSVYFESVQRVVKAQKDYDQYSADRDPASGLFSSYFGHEWSERFLYEFLFEDAVPLAVAA; encoded by the coding sequence ATGTATAAGCCGTTTGTCGAGCATTTAGAACAGGAGCTTTTTCAACGGTTTGATCTTAAGCAGCGCCCCATTCCTTCTGGTTTAGAGTTCAACGTGAGTCAACGTGGCAAAAATCCAGCGACGATTCAAAGCTGGTGCTATGAATGCTCGGAACTGCGGAAGATTCGCTATACCTATATTGATGCTGGGGCGAGTGCGCAGATTTTTAATTGTGTAATCTATCCTAGCCATCATTACGAATTGCCGCTTCTTGGGGTAGATTTTCTCTCTTTTGGTCAGGTGAAAAATCTGATTGTGATGGATTTTCAGCCGCTCTTTCAGGATGAAGTCTATCTCGATCGCTACATCCGTCCGTTACAACTGTTGCACGATCGCTATCCGGATCTGGAACAGGATTTGGAAATGAAGTTCTACGATGCAAATCAGTACTTCTCGAAGTATCTGCTGTTTGCTAAGACGAATCCGGAAACTGTTGCAACGCGAGTCTTTGCGGCTTTTAAGGATTATTTAAGCCTCTACTGGAAGCTATTGGATCAGGCGGTTCCATCGGTGTATTTTGAATCGGTGCAACGGGTGGTGAAGGCGCAAAAGGACTATGATCAGTACAGTGCCGATCGCGATCCGGCTTCTGGTTTATTTAGTAGCTATTTTGGCCACGAATGGTCTGAGCGCTTTTTGTACGAATTTTTGTTTGAAGATGCCGTTCCGTTGGCTGTAGCAGCATGA
- a CDS encoding phycobiliprotein lyase yields MSFIPPMTLMAFFRKSEGMWFTNRAVHHFDRGADESGESNLHIQVLDASDSRVHKICLAQGIDPSFAMGGASFAWQQNLDDEAPNPNYAAILVDIPDDATGRSGRILRNEGYVEKIPVISRYWFGQDGLLTIETEYENNQGQERCWFITDDFRVRVSTVRMMGGINLMAYCSERRCVAPGQLQELIAQHPSRTSP; encoded by the coding sequence ATGAGTTTTATACCTCCGATGACGTTGATGGCGTTTTTCCGAAAGAGTGAAGGGATGTGGTTTACGAATCGTGCGGTGCATCACTTCGATCGTGGGGCGGATGAATCGGGGGAATCGAATTTGCATATTCAGGTGCTGGATGCGAGTGATTCTCGGGTTCACAAAATTTGTTTGGCTCAGGGGATTGATCCCAGTTTTGCGATGGGGGGCGCTAGTTTTGCATGGCAGCAAAATCTAGATGATGAGGCTCCGAATCCCAACTATGCTGCGATTTTGGTCGATATTCCGGACGATGCGACGGGCCGATCGGGCCGAATTTTACGCAATGAAGGCTATGTGGAAAAAATTCCGGTAATTAGCCGATATTGGTTTGGGCAGGATGGGCTGTTGACGATCGAAACTGAGTACGAAAATAATCAGGGCCAAGAACGGTGCTGGTTCATTACGGATGATTTTCGGGTACGGGTCAGTACGGTGCGGATGATGGGTGGAATTAACCTGATGGCCTATTGCTCGGAACGGCGCTGTGTGGCTCCTGGCCAGTTGCAGGAACTCATTGCGCAGCATCCCTCTCGCACATCTCCATAG
- a CDS encoding pentapeptide repeat-containing protein, translating to MVLLTPSSDIWKQLRSGESCDRQDFSYLDLAEKDFANQNWSGIRMLGSNLGHTHLQAVNLQGADLRGSNFSAANLQNANLQNACLSRADLRDTDLREANLAGANLKGARYSAHTQWPEGFAYKTSGAIGPHAQLNGAFLNTANLRGLDLSHVNFLGAYLSGTDFTGANLHNARLSGADLRRAFLTGAYLRGARLNGADLQDCDCRGADLGEVELENLQSIAGADFSQVQNLSEQARSQLLSRPSRELDVWNAYTRTTTRNSLVLP from the coding sequence ATGGTTTTATTAACACCCTCTTCAGACATTTGGAAACAACTGCGATCGGGGGAATCCTGCGATCGCCAAGATTTTTCATACCTTGACCTAGCGGAAAAAGACTTTGCCAACCAGAACTGGAGCGGCATCCGCATGCTAGGTAGCAACCTAGGTCACACCCATTTACAAGCCGTTAATCTTCAAGGAGCCGACCTGCGCGGCAGCAACTTTTCAGCCGCCAACTTACAAAACGCCAACTTACAAAACGCCTGCCTCAGCCGAGCCGATCTCCGGGATACCGATCTACGAGAAGCCAATCTAGCCGGAGCCAACTTAAAAGGAGCACGCTATAGTGCCCACACCCAATGGCCCGAAGGCTTTGCCTACAAAACCAGCGGCGCGATCGGCCCCCACGCCCAACTCAACGGAGCCTTTCTCAACACCGCCAACCTGCGCGGCCTCGATCTGAGCCACGTCAACTTCCTAGGCGCATACCTCAGCGGCACCGACTTCACCGGAGCCAACTTACACAACGCCCGCCTCAGTGGAGCCGACCTCCGCCGTGCCTTCTTGACCGGAGCCTACCTGCGCGGCGCACGACTCAATGGAGCCGACCTCCAAGACTGTGACTGTCGAGGAGCCGACCTCGGCGAAGTCGAACTCGAAAACCTGCAAAGCATCGCCGGAGCAGACTTTTCCCAAGTGCAAAACCTATCGGAGCAAGCCCGATCGCAATTACTCAGCCGCCCCAGTCGCGAACTGGATGTTTGGAACGCCTACACCCGCACCACCACCCGCAACAGCCTCGTTCTGCCCTAG
- a CDS encoding HEAT repeat domain-containing protein, which produces MNIDEIQTALQQEDFQYRLKAISALKTYASEVAVPILLRSVEDREFLVRTFVAMGLGQKNTAESFAALLQMMKLDDTPSVRAEAANSLSLFGRVAVSHLVQAFVQDDHWLVRRSILAAIAELDCPEDFYEVCLQGLAGQDATVYESSIDGLGLLAQTSKRSEALEQLLGLGRSQAVRTRQRVAYALKRFDDCQAKRALIELRQDPDYRVVAAALEELLDVSVPGVEGMD; this is translated from the coding sequence ATGAACATTGATGAAATTCAAACTGCTTTGCAACAAGAAGATTTTCAATATCGCCTCAAGGCAATTTCTGCCCTAAAAACCTATGCCTCTGAGGTGGCGGTGCCGATTTTGCTGCGATCGGTGGAGGATCGAGAATTTCTGGTGCGCACGTTTGTGGCGATGGGTCTGGGCCAAAAAAATACGGCGGAATCGTTTGCGGCGCTGTTGCAAATGATGAAGCTGGATGATACGCCGAGTGTGCGGGCGGAGGCGGCGAATTCGTTATCGCTGTTTGGCCGGGTGGCGGTGTCCCATTTGGTGCAGGCGTTTGTCCAGGATGATCACTGGTTGGTTCGTCGCAGTATTTTGGCGGCGATCGCGGAGTTGGATTGTCCGGAGGATTTTTATGAGGTGTGTCTCCAGGGCTTGGCGGGGCAGGATGCGACGGTCTATGAGTCGTCGATCGATGGTTTGGGGCTGTTAGCCCAAACGTCTAAGCGCTCTGAGGCTCTGGAGCAGTTGCTGGGGCTGGGTCGATCGCAGGCTGTTCGCACCAGGCAACGGGTGGCCTATGCGTTGAAACGCTTTGATGACTGCCAAGCGAAAAGGGCTCTCATCGAGTTACGCCAAGATCCAGATTATCGGGTGGTGGCAGCGGCTCTGGAGGAGTTGCTAGACGTGTCTGTGCCTGGGGTGGAAGGGATGGACTAA
- a CDS encoding phycobiliprotein lyase → MDIIQFVEQSIGRWKSQRSAHHLIFAHFEAVRSEISIEKLAVDDPAVIGLCKAYNVDPAQIAQPFRMSWQGESDWDEDGDPLEGSTVLVPVPDPDRSNHGQLLREQGYAETIPAVGHYHLTEDGTFVLLTEYDRAAAEEKIWFANPNVRCRVSFIKTSDGSGIVTASFSSEIRDLSAP, encoded by the coding sequence ATGGACATTATCCAGTTTGTCGAGCAATCCATTGGTCGTTGGAAATCCCAACGGAGCGCTCATCATTTGATTTTTGCTCATTTTGAGGCAGTGCGATCGGAAATTTCGATTGAAAAATTAGCCGTTGATGATCCAGCAGTCATTGGCTTATGTAAAGCCTACAACGTTGACCCAGCCCAGATCGCCCAACCCTTTCGCATGAGTTGGCAGGGCGAATCCGACTGGGATGAAGACGGAGATCCCCTCGAAGGCAGCACAGTCCTCGTGCCCGTACCAGACCCCGATCGCAGCAACCATGGGCAACTCCTGCGAGAACAGGGTTACGCAGAAACCATTCCCGCCGTAGGTCACTATCACCTGACCGAAGACGGCACCTTTGTCTTGTTAACTGAATACGATCGCGCCGCCGCCGAAGAAAAAATTTGGTTTGCCAATCCTAACGTCCGTTGCCGCGTCTCTTTTATTAAAACCAGTGATGGCTCCGGCATTGTCACCGCCTCCTTTTCCTCCGAAATTCGAGACCTATCAGCCCCTTAG